aggtggcccatgaagaggttggcatagtAGGGAGtcatcctagtacccatggctggtcccatggtttggacaaagtgtttgttgttgaatgtaaaattattaTGGGCGAGAATGAAATGGGTGTTTAGCGATGTTTGAGGTGGTTATCTGgagtgttgtccattgtcttgtagatatttgaaGCAGGAAGTGAGGCATATTGGTGTATAGGGAGGTGAAATGTCTgatggcaaggatggtgttctgagggaggttgttactGTTGCAGAGTTACTGGAGGCagtcagttgtgtcctggaggaaattGGCCCTTTGTGGGGGGTGTGGTTTGAGGATTGGTTCTGAGAGTTCCACTATTCCTTCTATAGTTCCACTATTCCAAGTAAGAGTGCCTTGACCAGATGTGATGGATCTACcagggttcccttgtttgtgtatcttgttTGAGTATCCTTTGACTGGCTAGTGTAACATAAAATGGGTGTTGGGAAGAAAGGGATGTCAATTAGTTCTTGTAACGTTGTTACGCTTTGTCTTATAGCCTGGGATACTGCCACTTGAAAATATTGAGATGAAGCATTGCTGTTTGATGCTCTCAGCATGCAAACTTAgcacttttttttcttcaaacttaGCATTCTCCAGGTGTGCAGCCAGCTGATCTTGAAGAAGTTGTCAAGAAGGGAGTTAAAACTTTAGTGATTGGTCGTGGCATGAACGAGGCCTTGCAGGTAGGTTTTTGGTCTGACAACCACACCTTGGAACTGCTGATTTTGTTTCCTCTTTAGACAGAGATCATTTTTAACCttcacagagaacagtctagttCATTTTCAGCCCTGTAATCTGAACCTGTTTTTTTATAAAGCCCAGAAACACTTATGAAAAAAGTTGTAAAAATGGAGAATCAGCATTTTGGGGTTAGAGACATTTGCTGAAAGTAACCTCATTTGATGCCGATACATTGGCAGCCCAGTGTCAAACTGTAAGTGGGTTTACAACCTTCAGGAATAGCAGCAACAATGAAAATCTTTAAACAATGTGTTAATTTTTAAACCCTTAAAACTGTTTGTAAACCAGTTCCCCAGCCTGTTGTAATAATGTCTGTCATTGATTACCCTTGCTAGTAATGGTATAGCCAAGTGTCACTTCAGCAGATgatctgtatcagcagaaagctCAAGAAATGTTGATCTTCAGGGAAGCTTCATTCACCATGAGAAGCAGTCCACTAGCTTTTTGAACTTGGTTGGCTGAGCGAAATGGGCAGAGACATCCTTGTAGCACTTTCCATACTTGGGAAGGTCTACATTCTGTTACATGTATTAATTCACAGTCACTTCCACCACTATCTCCTGAATTTTCTCCTAATAGTTCAGTTCAAAATTGTATTTAGGAACACGTTAGAGAAGAAGGAATACAAGATGGATATACTTTAGCTATTATTAGATAGTGAAATAAAATTCCCCTTCTCTCCACTATAACAAATTCAAAGTTTATTCCCAGCATATTACCAATTTGGTTGTTACCACAAGTTTATTTTACTGCCTTTGAAACTAGATTTAATTAAGCATTTTTATGAACAAGAGCAACCAGTACTTGTTTCTTATTAGGGGGTATTGTCTGCAAGGAAAAGAATCTAGCATTTGTTCTTaccttttcctttcctcttcctcagGTACCAGCATCTACAGTGGACTATCTCAAGAAAAATGGGATTGATGTGCTAGTCCTGCAAACAGAGAAGGCTGTGAAGGAGTACAATGCACTGGTTGCTCAAGGTGTCAAAGTGGGAGGTGTCTTTCATTCAACGTGCTAATGAATTAAACAATATGGCCCTCTTCCCCCTTAGCCAAAAAGTCTTGTGCCTTTTGACTGAAGAAATGATAGTAGTCAGTATTGTGGATTTATATATAGAATTTAAATGAATCTGATTACTCACAAATGTTCTTCTATGGTGCTGGATATGGTAGACTATTTAATCATGATTCCCTACGCTTGTGATTTTGACCTAATCCTCTAGGTCTGAAGGCGTAATTCATCCTCTGACCATTAATGTTTGGCCCAGCTGCTGAAGTAAAATATTCACTTTAAAAACCTGTTAGGAAATGATCTGAGACTTCACTTCTTTTCCGATTTGCAATAGCTATTGGATGATCACATTTGGTCAGTACCAACATGTGCCAGTTTTGAAAGCTCCCAGCACATTTTTAAGAGCTGTATAAAAACAGTGAAAAGCTCTGCCTTCCATTGCCAATCCCTTGAGCTGTCCAAACTCTTAGCTGTGCATGCAGAGTGAAATGATGGTGGATTTGCTTCTTTGGGATGAATATTCTTTTAATAACTTATGATTTGTAAATTTTACATTACATGAAATCAAGTCACTGGGAGCTAAAGAAAAGATAGCCTTAATAGTGAGAAAGTGAGCCCTATATTGCGATATGTAGTAGTACACCTCAATAAGGAAAAAAACTAACATATGGTATGAGCAGTGGGATTACTTCAAACCCTGGCTTTATAGTTAATGAAAAATAAAGCTAGTGTGCAGCATACTAGACGAGCTGATCATTGCTAACTAGCTGGGGAATGGCGGGTGGAATATTTAGATCCGGTGCAGACTATCAGTTGAACATTAAACACATGCAtagatttttaataaaagctgCAGATTTTAATCCTAATGGTGCCTGTCTTTTTCACTTGTATCTTGTGCTGGATTTACTGTAGCATATGCCCAATTATAAATTATCTgtaagtgtcataaatataaagggaaggataaacacctttaaatccctcctggccagaggaaaaaccctttcacctgaaaagggttaagaagcaaagataacctcgctggcacctgaccaaaatgaccaatgaggagataagatactttcaaagctggaggggggggaacaaagggttctctctgtctgtgtgttgcttttgctgggaccagagcaggagtgcaggttagaactcctgtaaagggttaataagcaatctagttagatatgcgttatattcagttttgtttaaatggctgataaaataagttgtgctgaatggaatgtatattctggtttttgtgtctttttgtaatttacggttttgcctagaggtATTCGTATGTTCTGAAtcagattaccctgtaaggtatttaccatcctgattttacagaggtgattcttttactttttcttcaattaaaattcttcttttaagaacctgattgctttttcattgttcttaagatccaaggatttgggtctgtgttcacctatgcaaattggtgaggatttttatcaagccttccccaggaaagggggtggagggtttgggaggatttgggggggaaagatgtttccaagcgggctcttttccctgttatatatttgttagacgcttggtggtggcagcaataaagtccaggggcaaaaggtaaaatagtttgtaccttggggaagttttaacctaagctggtaaaaataaacttagggggtttttcatgcaggtccccacatctgtaccatagagttcagagtggggaaggaaccttgacatggtggcagagcggtaggattaacttgaaatcatttcaagatttttttgaaccagcagcacagatttttttaaaaggaaatattatttttcctttgggctgctggaaagcaggttttaagctgaaagcagttagggttttttttgtctctgcttggaggtttttttttttaaaggatttttctgtaggcggacaatcactatcagagaacatcggtatccggttacagcacaacctatttttgttttgacaagccacgttttttttgtttgtttgtttgttttagttctaactctcgggtgtaaagttagttaaaaacagagaggcaaacatgacagaaaccaaggaaacagccaaagaggctgtccacaggagagctatggaggcaaaggaaaaagaaatggaggaaaaggaaaaagcccaagaggctgcccacaggagagctatggagacaAAGGGAAAAGAATGGAAGCATGTTGCggaggaaagggaggctgcccacaggagagctatggagacaAAGGGAAAAGAATGGAAGCATGTTGCggaggaaagggaggctgcccacaggagagctatggaggcaagggaaaaagaaatggaggaaaaggaaaaagagaggaaacatgcactggagatggagagggCAAAGGCTGagcggaatctactggataaccctaacaatctttccccaacaatccacaaatgggagcgactatgtccacagtatgatgaatccagtgatattgctgaatattttctcacctttgagagactgtgcactctccataaaattcctgaagctcacaagatgaccacattggtcgcaaaattaactggaagagctctggacatattcaataagatgcctattgatgaggcttctgactataataagttcaaggacttggttttaaagcaatttaaaattacatctgaaacatacagagtaaaattttgaacccttaagagagggcctggactaagtaatgtagattatctaaaccagatgaaggatctgttagataaatgggtccaaggaaggggtgtcactagctttgacggaatgtgtgatttgatagctcaggagcaattcctgaatatgtccaaggaggaaataaaacagtgtttatgggataaggaagTGGACTcggcagaaagtcttgcttcttaagctgatcaatacgagcagtcccagaccgccagagaggcggggcaacccggaacaaaatgggtggagggaggagagaggaacaaccctggtcacagttggagcagaTAGCAGacgggacaccctcagaccacaccctactaccgggggcagcccaaggccccagctacacaccaaggaatactccagacaccttatcgtcctgccacaccattctccagcaacccacctcgccccagtgacctgtcagctggacgatgttttaaatgtaatgagccggggcatgtgaaggccaactgccccaagaaccccaacagactacagttcattgcaccggaatcacaccagaggtcctcaggcccagatacctcccagataccctcagagtggagggaaactgtgagtgtgggcgggaagaaggtcaccgcgtggagggacaccggagcacaagtgtcagctatccatgcttccttagaggaccccaatttaatcgacccagagatccaagtgacaattcaacccttcaagtccaactctttcaatttgcctgtttgttagacgcttggtggtggcagcaataaagtccaggggcaaaaggtaaaatagtttgtaccttggggaagttttaacctaagctggtaaaaataagcttagggggtttttcatgcaggtccccacatctgtaccctagaattcagacaGTAAGTAATATAGGCTTCATTCCACAGGGACTGCTAGCTGTTACTTAAATCTGTATCTTATATGTATTACAATAGGGCACAGAGGACATCAGAAGGGTCCTACTGTTCTAAGTGCTATACAGTCATGTTGAAACAACTCTTCCTGATTCCTATTTTTTGGAAAGAATTCCTCTTCCTTTACCCTGTTGGCTTTTCTCCATTTTGTATTACAATTAAATGTAAATGACTTCATAGAGCAAATAAGAGGAAGAACTAGTGTTTGTAAAACACAAACTTCATTTTCATCTCTTTAATTACAATAATATCCTTCAACACTAGGGCTATGTTGAAGGATATTATTGTATTTATATTGATATTGTACTATAATTTAATTGATATTATTAACGTAGCCCTAGTTTTGAAGCCTTCAACACTAGGGCTATGTTGAGGCAGTAGCTCACTAAAATAGCAGGAGCTTCTTTCTGGGTTTATTTGGATTCATTGATGTGGCAGCCAGTATAATGAGTAGGTGATTATTCTCAGTATAAATGCTATAATATAATTCTGAATAGTTGGTGTGGTAAGCAATAAAAGAAAGCATTGACCCAGAGGCTTTAGCTCTCtgacagaagtcaatggaacaaacTCTTCTCTCCAAAGACTCTACAAATTATGAAAAACTGTTAATGCAAGGCTGTACTTTAGTGCTTGGACCAGGATATGGCTCCTGCCCAAATCCAGCCATCATGATATGCAATCTCCTGAGCTGCCAAAGCTTCAGAAAGCCTCAAGTAGTAGTTACTTGGCAGAAGCCCCACCACCAAACAATCTGAGCTCCATCTGGTGATGCCCATAATGTGCAGAGAAGTGATGCAAATGAGCAACTCAATTCCtagactccttttctttcaatcttcccATTCACATAGCACATGATATTTAATCCAGTTTCAGACAGGAGCCAGATTTGTAGAAGTGAGGCTGGATGAGAGCCAGCCCTGTTTATTTAAGGGGGTGGCACATTACCGGTTCCTCAAACTGCTGCAGTGTGCTCCATTCCCATCATGGTATTTGAGGCAGTTAGCTCCTTTTACTTTTGCCTGATTGACTTCCATCAGATGCCTTCGCTGTACTGTACCTTTATGCTGCAGCCATCTTAAGTTTCTTCTCTGAGTAACTTCCATCCCTTTGAATCTGGTGATGAGTAAAGGGAGGTAGATTTCCTATACAGTTAGACTGCATCCCCTGCCATTGTGACCATGTCCCTGCATTAGCATAAGTCATGCATAAGTCATCCAGTCTAGTAGAGCTTTTCCAGCCCTAGCTTCTAGGATTCCAGTTGTGATGTGAGTCAGCGTGGGTGGCTGTTACCTTCAACCCCACAAAAAGTAATTCTGTGGAATGCTACAGTCACTCATGAGGCCAGACTTCTGCCTCAGTAGCTTCCGTAGCCTCAGaggtaaggttaagattttgccACAGTTATTTTTAGGAAATGTCACGGACAGGtggtgggcaataaacaaaaattcacaggagcTCTGACCTGccagtgacttttactaaaaataacggGGAAGAGGAGGCGGGAGGGGGTAAATGACACCTGGATCCCCATTGGAGGGACTGACAGCCACAGCCCTGGCTCCAGGCCCTGCCGAAGCCCCGGGTACACAGCCCTGGCTGAAGCCACTGGGGCAAGGGGACACACAGCCCAGCTCCGGCCCCGGCTGAagccacagggagcagaggggcacACGGTTCCAGCCAAAGCCACGGGTGAGGGGGACACAGCCCCGGCTCCGGCCAAAGTCGCTAACAGCTGAAGTCAAAGTCACAGGTCTCATAAAGCCACAGAATCTGTAACTTCCCTGCTCTCCCGTACACATAGGCCAGCCAACACCTGGCTGAATTgtcattggatcaggccccactgggtacgtctatgctgcagctgggagtgagcctcccagccccagcAAACAGATtggcactagctctgcttgagctaacaTGCTAACAGTAGCAGTGTGGATGCTGAGGTGTaggctctgaaacccatcccATCCCCTGGCTCTCTGGCCTGAGCTGCCACCCAAGCCACGTCTACAGTACTATTTTCAGCACATTAGTGTGAGGGCAGCTAACACAAGTCTCTCTTCCCAGCCCAGGAGGGTTACTTGCAGCTGCAGTGAGGACATGTCCATTGTGTCAACTAACCAGCACACTACAAATGTAAGACCTGCCAcgctgggtcaggccaatggttcAGCAGGCCCCCCCCCGATCCTGTCTCAGACAGCGGCCAATACCAAAGCTTCAGGGGGAGCGTAGAGAACAGGGCGCTTTTGGagcttttgttgaagaattaatTAGGCCACACGTCCTTAAACATCCCACGTGGGCAGCTTTGTTAAATCGTGATGTCTGTCCAAAAGACAGGCTCTATTTCAGAAGCCAAACAGCTCCAATACCACATTACAGGTAGGAAGGCTCAGGGCAGGGCTCTCAACCACAAACGGCTTCTCcgctccctcccacctcccctctcCACCACAGCTAGCAAGAGAGTCTGCCTCCCAGCAGGCTGTGaacacccaccccagaaaattctTCAGCACAGAGCTGCTTCTGGGCTCAGGGCCAGCAAGACTCCATCCCAGTTCCTACTGCCACGGAGCAGCTCAGCCCACACATTGCTTATCTTTGTGAGGCAAGGCGCAGGatcaggcagcagggagaggcaggacacacacgcacgcacgcccTATCAGGACCAGTGCTGCAttatcccttctctgcaccacTGTTCCCTGTGAAGGCTCCTCTTACCCAAGAGAAAAAGGAGTATTTTGAGAATAGCTCAGGGCTAGCCAAGCACCTAGGGTTTAGTCTCTCGCTACTTTTGAGTTTATTTTCAGGCAAAATGAAAAAGAACATTTGTTAGCTGTCAGCCTCATAGAGCCCCCAGATCCATCTGCCACAGCCACAGGAGTGAGTATTTTCTTCACTATTGACTTGAATTCATCATGGTTTGAGAGCAAGGCTTGGGAAGCAGTTACACCAAGACATCCTGGCTCTAGAAAAACACATGGTTGCTAGGGAAGTTCTAAGAGTTGCTGAAGATGTTTTAAGGGCTTCTAAAATCTTCCTCCCAACAGATTGCTGTATTTTACAAGGAATGCCATTGGTGCGTCAAACCTGGGAAGGAACAGACGGGACTACCAGGAATTCTGTAGAATCTCACAGCTGGTCAGTTCATCTATTTCCTTTTGTCAGCTGCTTCACACTCCTCCCTAATGACCTCTAGGAAGGGGGATAGCCTGTTGGTTTAGTTTTCAAGAGGAGGTTATCTGCCCTTGGCTTTAGGCCGCTCAGCCTCTCTCTGGCTGGCTTTCCTTGGTGGCCACTACTTTCATCTACACTGCTTCAAACATAtccagtgtgacagggtcaggccagatggctacaggagagtgttcctattgggatccgggaagtgggcgGACAAAGCCTGAGCTGCCACCCAAGCCACGTCTACAATGCTATTTTCAGCACATTAGTGTGAGCGCAGCTAACACAAGTCTCTCTACCCAGCCCAGGAGGTCTCTCTACCCACCgctaaaggatccccccagcctaagagggggatccacaggacctgaaCACCAAATGAGTACaagggacaactaatgaaataacagggaccgaagtgtggtcaaagggtcaaacaaagggaaccagacagggacaccgagcagagaaccccggacagcgcccactgctcctcaaaggcgtcaagggagtcactggacgccacccagaggaactctgcccagatacgtgaatggacggaggattggaaataggccccacagtcacaggagactccatcaggCAACCTCCTCAcactggttttatagatggccactttagctagggccaggaggaggttggccaggaggtcccgcgactttgtggggccacagatagggagtgcataaataagaaggtgaggggaaaagtgcaaccaaaaccttaaaaaaatgtctaagaggagccggaatagggacTGCAGCCTGGCATACTCTAAGTAAATGTGTGCCAGgttttccctcacaccacaaaaggggcaggtaTCCGGGATAGGGGTGAACCATGCCAAGTACACCCCTATGCTCACGGCCCCGTGGAGGAGCCACCAACttatatccccggcgggcctcgggaccagggtagagtataggctggcccaccggggctcctcaccctctagaggtgtcaggaggtcccaccactttgtgtCGGTGTGGGATgcgagggtgaggacgtgaagggtgtggagcacgaccGTGTATAGATGCttccttggcgcggtctggaagcaGACCGGCCGCAGATTGTGCAGCTGGCTCACAGTGACGTGGCAGGGAACCAGGGGTGCGCCCTcgtgcaggacccggtcgaggtaaacccgagcagtgggcgacaaagcggccctcacctcctgaagtacgcgccaggGAGTACGAGGCTTAGAGAgacccatgcgctgagcgagcatcaggggatccagccagtctccccggtcgtaatCCAGGTCTCCGAccctggtgacttctgccaggaccaacctctggtgcactgaGGGGGACTCCGCCCACGAAGCTGGGGATTGTGTGGCAGGGGCTCTgcgagatctgccccctcggtggctgccacagacctggtcaccgagaacagtttccaggtccagtgGAGGTcttggtagaagaccggcagcccggagaggtctcaaGGAAGACCTCTCGGATCGAGACAAAAGGAGCTGccagtcgtatcggagccctcggaagcggcgcaggaaggcatgcgccagtatgctccatgctgggctacctgcaccataaaggagcctctgcagggcctggaggcggaagacatggacctgagtgtgcagacacttcaagccctgccctcctcctacaggggtagatggagaacccctacagggacccagtgcagtcctgaccaaaagaactccaaaaTCGATGTCTGAAGGGTgaccaggaaacccggggctgggaccagggtgtgagccggtaccagagcatggacaaaattagttgattaagcaccagcgctctccctcgaagggagaggcaccggagtatCCTGTAcatttccagagccgctctatcaccctgccctctaaatcgtgccagttctccggtggagagGGATGAGTGGCAGAGAGGTAAAAggcgagatagagcagtggacccgcactccaccggatggcctgaagcatgggtgggagggagctcgcctgccagcagtccccgaccaccaggccagagctcttgacccagttgacccgggcctggcaagcctccacccgcgccaagtcgcctgggtcctggaccacgaggagcacgtcatcagggtacgccgacaggaccagctgcagctccggctcccgcagcaccaaccctgtcaacctccttcggaggagaccgaggaagggctcgatcgccagagcatacagctg
The nucleotide sequence above comes from Caretta caretta isolate rCarCar2 chromosome 1, rCarCar1.hap1, whole genome shotgun sequence. Encoded proteins:
- the AAMDC gene encoding mth938 domain-containing protein; the protein is MSSPEIASLSWGQMMVKGCSTTYKDCKVWPGGSRTWDWRETGTNHSPGVQPADLEEVVKKGVKTLVIGRGMNEALQVPASTVDYLKKNGIDVLVLQTEKAVKEYNALVAQGVKVGGVFHSTC